In Polynucleobacter sp. TUM22923, one genomic interval encodes:
- a CDS encoding helix-turn-helix domain-containing protein, translated as MNNSSQPLEIRKEAFTAARISAGLSTKDLGALACLSTRQIEQIENGESSSFYGAQIKYTAAKKVAKLLKLSEEDAFEFGLTDVIQAAPEIQKEMSEQIKTAQSSPDLKKQNKKTASEIRFSSGVPRAQASRKKKFFLGFSLLAVIVFSVINLRPLFFADKPEEILLVKEGVEIAPVVPADSAPLIIAPPMTVSGTPSETSIACPAEEGILSFKPESPRKVADMVHIQVKSAQTVCVVDASGKIQNKTVEPGAGTSFFGRPPFKVLTNGIAQVDIYFQGAKVRPVNPNIKTLILEAAAVAASPTDRSDSQFR; from the coding sequence ATGAACAACAGTTCTCAGCCTTTAGAGATTCGCAAGGAAGCCTTTACTGCGGCTCGGATAAGCGCCGGCCTGAGTACAAAAGATCTTGGTGCATTGGCTTGCTTGTCAACTCGCCAAATTGAGCAAATTGAAAATGGTGAGAGCAGCTCTTTTTATGGGGCGCAGATTAAATATACTGCCGCCAAAAAAGTAGCAAAACTATTGAAGTTAAGCGAGGAAGATGCTTTTGAGTTTGGCCTCACTGATGTGATCCAAGCGGCCCCTGAAATTCAAAAGGAAATGAGTGAGCAGATTAAAACGGCTCAGTCTTCGCCGGATCTAAAAAAGCAAAATAAGAAAACTGCTTCGGAAATTCGTTTTAGCTCAGGGGTACCCCGAGCACAAGCAAGTCGTAAAAAGAAGTTTTTTTTGGGCTTCAGCCTGCTTGCCGTTATAGTTTTCTCGGTCATTAATCTGCGTCCACTATTCTTTGCAGATAAGCCCGAAGAAATCCTGCTGGTAAAGGAGGGGGTTGAGATTGCTCCGGTAGTGCCAGCAGATTCTGCTCCCCTAATTATTGCCCCACCAATGACGGTATCAGGCACTCCAAGCGAGACTTCAATTGCTTGCCCGGCAGAGGAGGGGATTTTGAGCTTTAAGCCTGAGTCGCCACGCAAAGTGGCTGATATGGTACATATTCAGGTGAAGAGCGCGCAAACCGTGTGTGTGGTTGATGCTTCGGGAAAAATACAAAACAAAACAGTTGAGCCGGGTGCAGGTACGTCGTTTTTTGGTAGACCACCATTTAAGGTGCTAACAAACGGAATTGCTCAGGTAGACATTTATTTTCAGGGGGCTAAGGTGCGCCCGGTGAACCCAAATATTAAAACACTCATTCTTGAAGCAGCTGCAGTAGCTGCTTCACCTACCGATAGGTCGGATTCTCAGTTTCGCTAA
- the glnK gene encoding P-II family nitrogen regulator, with translation MKLITCIIKPFKLDEVREALGDLGVTGLTVTEVKGFGRQKGHTELYRGAEYVVDFLPKVKVEVVVATDRVDAVIEAIVKSAHTGKIGDGKIFVSPIEQAIRIRTGETNESAV, from the coding sequence ATGAAACTCATTACCTGCATTATTAAGCCGTTTAAATTAGATGAAGTTCGCGAAGCCCTTGGTGATTTGGGTGTTACCGGACTCACTGTTACCGAGGTTAAGGGATTTGGACGTCAAAAGGGGCACACTGAGTTATATCGTGGCGCTGAGTATGTAGTCGACTTTTTGCCAAAGGTAAAAGTTGAGGTAGTAGTGGCAACGGATCGGGTTGATGCTGTGATCGAGGCCATTGTTAAGTCAGCCCACACTGGCAAGATTGGTGATGGCAAGATCTTCGTCAGTCCAATAGAGCAAGCGATCCGGATTCGTACTGGCGAAACCAACGAGTCCGCTGTATAA